The DNA segment GCCCGTCGATGCAACGCTATCTGACCGACCCGCTCTGGCGGTTCCGCTCGGTCGTCATCGGGTCGTTTCTCGCCGGCGTGAGCGTCACGCTGTTCCTGTTGCCGTGTACGGCCGGCCCGTACCTCGTCGCCGGTGGGCTGCTCGCGCCCTACCCCTGGTCAACGTCACTGCCGCTGCTGGCAGCGTATAACCTCGTGTTCGTCCTGCCGATGGTCGCCATCACGCTCGTCGTCTACGGCGGGTTCGCGACCGTCGATGAAATCGGCGACTGGCGCGAGGAGAACGTCGAACGGCTGCATTTCGTCGCCGGCGTGATCCTCTTCGCCCTCGGCGTCGCGCTCGTGGCCGGGATCGTGTGACCGGAATCGGCAGATTATTCGAATAGTCGGAAATATTTGCCCCTATGGAGCGGTCAGAGGCGATACGACTGGCGATCGCGCTCGGGATGATGGGCGGTATCGTGGCCGGCACGCTCGTGTACGTCCAGAACCCGACAGCGAGCGACGACACGGACTGGGACGTGGATGTCTCAGAGCTATCGACCGAGGACAACACCAGCGTCTGTGTCGTCTTCTTTTACTCGCCGGGCTGTCCGCACTGTGGAAACGTCGAAGAATTCCTCGCTGCCGTCCCCGACGACGTGAATCTCACCGTGCAGAGATACGAGGTCCGGAAGGAACCTGCTCGTTTCGATCGGTATCTCGAAGCCTACGACGTGCCCGAATCCGATCGCGGATCCGTCCCCGCCGTGCTCGTCGGCGAGGAGTACGCCATCGGCGACCGACCCGCAATCGAACTGATCGTCAATGCGATCGAGTCGGGCAAGACTGTCCGCTGTCCAGCGGTCAACGAAACGACGAGCTGAGCAGGACAGCACTGTTGCGTGCGAAATGTTCTTTAGTTGAGAGTGCAAGAAACCGATAGATGGACCGCGCCGTCGCACCGGTCGTCTCGACGATCCTGCTGGTCGCGATCGCCGTCATCCTCGCGGCGACGATCTCGGTGTTCGTCTTCGATTTCGGCGAGGAAGTCGAGGAGACAGCGCCGGTTGTCGGCCAGTCCAGTGGAGAGTTCAGCGCACAGAGTGGGAACGACGGACGGATAG comes from the Halapricum desulfuricans genome and includes:
- a CDS encoding glutaredoxin family protein; this translates as MERSEAIRLAIALGMMGGIVAGTLVYVQNPTASDDTDWDVDVSELSTEDNTSVCVVFFYSPGCPHCGNVEEFLAAVPDDVNLTVQRYEVRKEPARFDRYLEAYDVPESDRGSVPAVLVGEEYAIGDRPAIELIVNAIESGKTVRCPAVNETTS